One genomic segment of Vibrio sp. SCSIO 43136 includes these proteins:
- a CDS encoding Rha family transcriptional regulator, which produces MIIKIILHEVIMPTTSLTLTVSDLVFNQGEEIRTDSLKVAEAFNKQHKDVIRKLNGLDCSQEFIERNFTLNDYTDRIGRKLPKFEMTKDGFIFLVMGFTGKKAAKIKETYINAFNQMAKFTMPLHHDENKPIVRFCFYGVIFY; this is translated from the coding sequence GTGATTATAAAAATCATTCTTCATGAGGTCATCATGCCTACAACTTCCCTTACTCTGACCGTATCTGATCTCGTTTTTAATCAAGGCGAAGAAATTCGTACCGATTCATTAAAAGTCGCAGAAGCGTTTAATAAGCAACACAAAGATGTGATTCGTAAGCTCAATGGGCTTGATTGCTCACAGGAATTCATTGAGCGCAATTTTACGCTCAATGATTACACGGATAGAATTGGGCGAAAGTTACCAAAGTTTGAAATGACAAAAGACGGCTTCATATTCTTAGTCATGGGCTTCACTGGAAAGAAAGCCGCCAAAATCAAAGAAACCTACATCAACGCCTTCAACCAGATGGCAAAATTCACTATGCCACTACACCATGATGAAAATAAGCCCATTGTAAGATTTTGTTTTTATGGGGTTATTTTTTATTGA
- a CDS encoding ISL3 family transposase, with translation MPNNTFLSSFWEGFQIVKSNKTDSLISITLIPDSAAYCSCGQVSDSVHDTQWRTLKEAMILGVPVELRVQTRRIRCKNCGIKTESISWVKPYSRLTNRLIDYIENLLPLLPIKHISELTGVHWHTIKEIDKQRLKRVVPEVPWGRLRQLVMDEFAIFKGHRYATVIADAQTHQVLWIGLGRSRKDIRPFFKALGEHAQNIEVVAMDMNTAFDLEVQAHCPKARIVYDLFHVVAKFGREVMDRVRVDQANQLKGDKNARRWIKRSRWVLLKNRENLNTKQQSYLDEILAVNHDLMVTHLLGAQLKELWYCDSEDQANSLWEIWWQQVHESGIKPLIAFARKLKPYLHGIVSSASYQLNTCTLEGINNKIKLIKRMGYGYRDTDYFFMKIKAAFPGKPQ, from the coding sequence ATGCCGAATAATACTTTCCTATCGTCGTTCTGGGAAGGCTTTCAGATCGTAAAGTCTAATAAAACTGACTCATTAATCTCTATTACCTTAATTCCTGACTCCGCCGCATACTGTTCCTGTGGCCAAGTTTCTGACTCTGTCCATGACACTCAGTGGAGAACTCTCAAGGAAGCAATGATACTCGGTGTACCTGTTGAGTTACGTGTTCAGACTCGACGTATCAGGTGCAAAAACTGTGGTATCAAGACCGAATCGATCTCTTGGGTTAAGCCATATTCTCGCCTAACTAATCGGCTGATTGATTACATTGAGAATTTATTGCCATTGCTTCCCATCAAGCACATTTCAGAGCTTACTGGGGTGCATTGGCACACCATCAAAGAAATAGATAAGCAACGTCTGAAGCGTGTCGTACCAGAGGTTCCTTGGGGACGTTTGCGTCAATTGGTTATGGATGAATTTGCGATATTTAAGGGCCATCGCTACGCAACTGTCATCGCAGACGCACAAACGCACCAAGTGCTTTGGATTGGCCTAGGTAGAAGCCGTAAAGACATACGCCCTTTCTTTAAAGCACTTGGGGAACATGCTCAAAATATCGAAGTTGTGGCAATGGATATGAACACCGCTTTTGACCTAGAGGTACAAGCCCATTGTCCTAAAGCACGTATTGTCTACGATCTGTTTCATGTGGTTGCTAAGTTTGGTCGAGAGGTGATGGATAGAGTTCGAGTCGATCAAGCCAACCAGCTGAAGGGTGACAAAAATGCACGGCGTTGGATCAAGCGCTCACGGTGGGTGCTATTGAAAAATAGAGAGAATTTAAATACTAAGCAACAAAGCTACCTGGATGAGATACTTGCGGTGAACCATGACTTAATGGTGACCCACTTGCTTGGTGCTCAACTTAAGGAGCTCTGGTACTGCGACTCAGAAGATCAAGCCAACAGTCTGTGGGAGATATGGTGGCAACAAGTCCATGAAAGTGGCATAAAACCACTCATCGCTTTCGCTAGAAAGCTTAAACCGTACCTTCACGGGATAGTGTCTTCGGCCTCATATCAACTAAACACATGCACCTTGGAAGGGATTAATAACAAGATCAAACTTATCAAGAGAATGGGCTATGGGTACCGAGACACAGATTACTTCTTTATGAAGATAAAGGCGGCCTTCCCCGGAAAACCGCAATGA
- the crr gene encoding PTS glucose transporter subunit IIA, which produces MGLFDKLKKLVSDDSADAGAIEIIAPLSGEIVNIEDVPDVVFAEKIVGDGIAIKPAGDKMVAPVNGTIGKIFETNHAFSIESDDGVELFVHFGIDTVELKGEGFKRIAEEGQTVKAGDTIIEFDLALLEEKAKSTLTPVVISNMDEIKELNKLAGAVTVGETPVLRVTK; this is translated from the coding sequence ATGGGTCTGTTTGACAAACTGAAGAAGCTAGTATCGGACGACAGCGCTGATGCAGGTGCAATCGAAATCATCGCACCGCTATCTGGCGAAATCGTAAACATCGAAGATGTGCCAGATGTTGTTTTCGCTGAGAAAATCGTTGGTGACGGTATCGCAATCAAACCAGCGGGCGACAAGATGGTTGCTCCAGTAAACGGTACAATCGGTAAGATCTTCGAAACTAACCACGCTTTCTCTATCGAGTCTGATGACGGTGTTGAACTATTCGTTCACTTCGGTATCGATACTGTTGAACTAAAAGGTGAAGGCTTCAAGCGCATCGCTGAAGAAGGTCAAACAGTGAAAGCTGGCGACACTATCATCGAGTTCGACCTAGCGCTTCTAGAAGAAAAAGCGAAATCTACGCTAACTCCTGTTGTTATCTCTAACATGGACGAAATCAAAGAGCTGAACAAGCTTGCTGGTGCGGTAACTGTTGGCGAAACTCCAGTACTTCGTGTAACTAAGTAA